From one Lycium barbarum isolate Lr01 chromosome 6, ASM1917538v2, whole genome shotgun sequence genomic stretch:
- the LOC132600514 gene encoding protein RETICULATA-RELATED 1, chloroplastic, with product MALLQSSSHFLTSNHSISPNNSNSNNNQIPKFKISKFVSLQYWIGKTDRIFRIKCTGQESIIRTTDGGGDGGSGKGGFNGGDDSDGDGDGDYDEKEFGPVVKFDEVVKEAEKRGANLPKGMLEAAKTTGLRRLILSRYLDMQASAWPLGFLMRHCAMLRNRMLADPSFLFKVGTEIVIDSCSATFAEVQKRGNDFWTEFELYAADLLVGLVVDIAFVGLLAPYVRIGKQSVSSSSFGRFRHACGTLPSSMFEAERPGCKFTLQQRISTFFYKGFLYGSVGFGCGLICQGFANLIMTAKRSIKKSEEDIPVPPLIKSAALWGFFLAVSANTRYQIINGLESLVEASPVAKRVPPVAMAFTVGVRSANNIYGWMQFVEWAKLSGVQ from the exons ATGGCCTTGCTTCAATCATCATCACATTTCCTTACATCAAATCACTCCATATCACCAAACAATTCCAATTCAAACAACAACCAAATTCCCAAATTCAAAATTTCAAAGTTTGTGTCTTTACAATACTGGATTGGCAAAACTGATAGAATTTtcagaatcaaatgtacaggtCAAGAATCCATCATTAGAACAACTGATGGAGGAGGTGATGGGGGTAGTGGAAAAGGAGGATTTAACGGTGGAGATGACAgtgatggtgatggtgatggtgattATGATGAGAAAGAGTTTGGACCAGTTGTGAAGTTTGATGAGGTGGTTAAAGAAGCTGAAAAGAGAGGGGCCAATTTGCCTAAGGGTATGTTGGAAGCTGCTAAAACTACAGGGCTTAGGAGATTGATTCTCAGTCGTTACTTAGATATGCAG GCTTCAGCTTGGCCGCTGGGATTTTTGATGAGACATTGTGCAATGCTGAGAAATCGAATGCTTGCTGACCCATCGTTTTTGTTTAAAGTCGGTACAGAG ATTGTTATCGACTCCTGTTCTGCAACATTTGCAGAGGTTCAGAAAAGGGGAAATGATTTCTGGACGGAATTTGAGTTATATGCTGCAGATCTTCTGGTTGGACTTGTTGTGGACATCGCATTTGTTGGTTTGTTGGCTCCTTATGTCCGAATAGGCAAGCAGTCTGTTTCAAGCAGCTCTTTTGGACGCTTTCGACATGCTTGTGGCACTCTTCCCAGCAG CATGTTTGAAGCTGAGAGGCCAGGGTGTAAATTTACATTGCAGCAGCGTATTTCAACGTTCTTTTACAAG GGATTTTTGTATGGCTCAGTAGGATTTGGGTGTGGCCTCATTTGCCAGGGTTTTGCAAATTTGATAATGACTGCTAAGAG GAGCATCAAGAAGTCAGAAGAGGACATACCTGTCCCTCCTTTAATAAAAAGTGCTGCACTCTGGG GATTCTTTCTAGCTGTCTCTGCGAATACTCGATACCAAATTATAAACGGATTAGAGAGCTTAGTTGAAGCATCACCTGTGGCAAAACGCGTCCCACCTGTTGCCATGGCCTTCACCGTGGGCGTACGATCTGCTAACAATATTTATGGTTGGATGCAGTTTGTGGAATGGGCTAAGTTGAGTGGAGTTCAATAA
- the LOC132600513 gene encoding BTB/POZ domain-containing protein At3g44820: MAPAAKVTGFYREGNDWFCNASLASDFTVVVDGVNFHLHKFPLMSRCGRIDKILDSAQGPHEGTFLTTLEDFPGGSDIFFVTVKFCYGVRVEFTPRNIVMIYCAADYLEMTEDYGEDNLLLKADAYFHKNVLRNWKDCILALQSCDSVIPRADKLEIISKCLHALSVMVCTDPSLFGWPMLMYGSLQSPGGSILWNGISTGARIQTIESDWWFEDISYLSVPLFQRLIQAMEARGIRNENLAGAMMYYCRKYLPGLGRWQSGQQGGKTRTVASFSMTTPASVDEKVLLESVVKQLPELKGKSFCRFLLGLLRVALILGVNHTCQDSLERRTGMQLDLASLDGLLIPSYSDSDTLYNTDCVERMIHHFISSEPGITATPDPSSFEIGTSPSSNPLRRVAKLVDSYIAEVASDVNLKPGKVRSLAEALPESSRSLHDGLYRALDIYFKAHPWLSDKEKEQLCNIIDFQKLSIDACAHASQNERLPLRVVLQVLFFEQLQLRTALAGCLNNLDTESAPAALVTGAPSDMAGQIVQRDGWVTVVRENQGLKVDLERMKSRVGELEEEFSKIKQEMRKVTKSHSYLSSPRFLARRIGCKLLPQSSDTQPDVIESTGPSPRSSVEQPRNSRHRKSSSLF, encoded by the exons GTTTTGCAATGCAAGTTTGGCCAGCGATTTTACCGTGGTAGTGGACGGAGTAAACTTCCACCTTCACAAG TTTCCACTTATGTCAAGATGCGGAAGGATTGACAAAATACTAGATTCAGCTCAAGGTCCACATGAAGGGACTTTCCTGACAACATTAGAAGACTTCCCTGGTGGGAGTGACATATTTTTTGTCACAGTTAAATTCTGCTACGGTGTtcgagtagaatttaccccaaggaaCATAGTAATGATTTATTGTGCAGCAGACTACTTGGAGATGACGGAGGACTATGGAGAAGATAATTTACTGTTGAAGGCAGATGCTTACTTTCATAAGAATGTTCTAAGGAATTGGAAAGATTGCATATTAGCTCTCCAAAGTTGTGATTCTGTCATTCCAAGAGCAGACAAGCTAGAGATCATTAGTAAATGCTTGCATGCGCTCTCTGTGATGGTCTGCACAGATCCTAGTTTATTTGGGTGGCCTATGTTGATGTATGGCAGCTTACAGAGCCCTGGAGGTAGTATATTGTGGAATGGAATTAGCACTGGTGCTAGAATCCAAACCATTGAATCTGACTGGTGGTTCGAAGACATTTCATATCTTTCTGTGCCATTATTTCAGAGACTAATTCAAGCTATGGAGGCCAGAGGTATTAGAAATGAAAATTTAGCAGGTGCTATGATGTACTACTGCAGAAAGTACCTTCCAGGACTTGGCCGGTGGCAGAGTGGGCAGCAAGGTGGTAAAACTAGAACAGTTGCTAGTTTCAGTATGACAACACCAGCTTCTGTCGATGAAAAAGTTCTTCTAGAAAGTGTTGTGAAACAGCTTCCTGAATTGAAGGGAAAGTCTTTTTGCCGTTTCTTGTTGGGACTTCTGCGAGTTGCCTTGATACTTGGTGTGAACCACACATGCCAGGACTCATTGGAGAGGAGAACAGGGATGCAGTTGGACCTAGCATCCCTAGATGGTTTGCTGATACCTTCCTACTCAGATTCTGATACATTATATAACACTGACTGCGTTGAACGAATGATTCATCATTTTATATCTTCTGAACCGGGGATCACTGCAACACCTGATCCATCTTCATTTGAGATAGGAACATCACCATCATCCAACCCGTTAAGGAGAGTGGCGAAGTTGGTTGACAGCTATATTGCAGAAGTTGCATCTGATGTGAACCTAAAGCCGGGGAAAGTACGTTCACTTGCTGAAGCTCTTCCAGAATCTTCAAGATCTCTGCATGATGGGCTATATAGAGCTCTAGATATATACTTTAAG GCGCACCCTTGGCTGTCAGATAAAGAGAAGGAGCAGCTTTGCAACATCATCGACTTTCAGAAGCTTTCTATTGATGCTTGCGCCCATGCATCCCAGAACGAGAGATTGCCTCTTCGGGTTGTTCTCCAAGTCCTATTCTTCGAGCAATTGCAGCTGAGAACAGCCCTAGCTGGTTGCCTCAACAATTTGGATACAGAAAGTGCGCCCGCAGCTCTTGTCACGGGGGCCCCCAGTGATATGGCAGGTCAAATTGTACAGAGAGATGGATGGGTGACAGTCGTGCGTGAGAACCAGGGTCTAAAAGTGGACTTGGAAAGGATGAAATCTCGGGTTGGTGAACTTGAAGAAGAATTCAGCAAAATAAAACAAGAGATGAGAAAGGTCACAAAGTCACATAGTTACCTCAGTTCTCCACGCTTTCTTGCCCGAAGGATTGGATGCAAGCTACTTCCCCAATCCTCGGATACTCAACCAGATGTTATTGAAAGCACAGGTCCATCCCCAAGATCATCAGTTGAGCAACCGAGAAATTCAAGACACCGTAAAAGTTCCTCTCTTTTTTGA